One Pseudodesulfovibrio cashew DNA window includes the following coding sequences:
- the lpxK gene encoding tetraacyldisaccharide 4'-kinase — protein sequence MTSTVTSLQHAFGPVLKPAAWANGKVMRLREWLYRRGLKPSWRPAPVTVSVGNIGWGGSGKTPIAGWLLDWAEANRKTALLLTRGYRAKPERYPYLVRPGALAEEAGDEPLMLACDHPKAHVVVDPVRKRGGRWGVKRFKPDLIVLDDGFQHMAVRRHSNLVLLKPEDLGEQWNRLIPAGSWREPASALARADAFLMKVGPKNFHRVEPRFKQLLGHLRKPLFTFQVVPTGIRQVTGGAAKRDFDNENYLLVSGVGDPALVERTATRHFGYKPVKHLIYRDHHAFTKADVNAILAAAQGHGCEAILCTPKDAVKLGPLCNKQFWQFDLRVEFGPSTIGPKATFAAWWPRHFERLRTLSAVHGPQSRLNHETGDDNG from the coding sequence ATGACAAGCACCGTCACCTCGCTACAGCATGCCTTCGGACCAGTGCTCAAACCGGCAGCCTGGGCCAACGGCAAGGTCATGCGCCTGCGCGAGTGGCTCTACAGGCGCGGGCTCAAGCCCTCCTGGCGACCCGCTCCGGTGACGGTCTCGGTCGGCAACATCGGCTGGGGCGGCTCGGGCAAGACCCCCATCGCAGGCTGGCTCCTGGACTGGGCCGAGGCCAACCGCAAGACCGCCCTGCTGCTCACGCGCGGCTACCGCGCCAAGCCCGAACGCTACCCCTATCTCGTCAGACCCGGCGCCCTGGCCGAAGAGGCCGGGGACGAACCGCTCATGCTCGCCTGCGACCATCCCAAGGCGCACGTGGTGGTGGACCCGGTCCGCAAACGCGGCGGCCGCTGGGGCGTCAAACGCTTCAAGCCCGACCTGATAGTGCTTGATGACGGCTTCCAGCACATGGCCGTGAGACGGCACAGCAACCTGGTCCTGCTCAAGCCCGAGGACCTCGGCGAGCAGTGGAACAGGCTCATCCCGGCGGGCTCCTGGCGCGAACCAGCCTCGGCCCTGGCCCGCGCCGACGCCTTTCTCATGAAGGTCGGCCCGAAAAATTTCCATCGCGTCGAGCCTCGCTTCAAGCAATTGCTCGGCCACCTGCGCAAGCCCCTCTTCACCTTCCAGGTGGTGCCCACCGGCATCCGCCAGGTGACGGGCGGCGCGGCCAAACGAGACTTTGACAACGAGAACTACCTGCTGGTCTCGGGCGTGGGCGATCCGGCCCTGGTCGAACGTACGGCCACCAGGCACTTCGGCTACAAGCCGGTCAAACATCTCATCTACCGGGACCACCACGCCTTCACCAAGGCGGACGTCAACGCCATTCTGGCCGCGGCCCAGGGCCACGGCTGCGAGGCGATCCTGTGCACGCCCAAGGACGCGGTCAAGCTCGGCCCCCTGTGCAACAAACAGTTCTGGCAGTTCGACCTGCGCGTGGAGTTCGGCCCTTCGACCATCGGGCCCAAGGCGACCTTCGCCGCATGGTGGCCCCGCCACTTCGAACGGCTCCGGACACTCTCTGCCGTACACGGCCCGCAGTCCCGCCTGAATCACGAAACCGGAGACGACAATGGCTAA
- a CDS encoding YccF domain-containing protein, translating into MLSLIGNIIWFLLGGVFMALGWFLAGCLMAISIIGLPWARAAFVIAKFCLVPFGRTLVRRDLLTGRRDVGTGVLGFIGNIIWFVFAGWWLAIGHVLSGLACCVTIIGIPWGWQHLKIAAITLAPIGMAVVPINQAERVER; encoded by the coding sequence GTGCTCTCACTCATCGGTAATATCATATGGTTTCTCCTGGGCGGCGTGTTCATGGCCCTGGGCTGGTTCCTGGCGGGCTGCCTCATGGCCATTTCCATCATCGGCCTGCCCTGGGCCCGCGCGGCCTTCGTCATCGCCAAGTTCTGCCTGGTACCCTTCGGGCGGACCCTGGTGCGGCGCGATCTCCTGACCGGCAGACGCGACGTGGGCACCGGCGTGCTCGGCTTTATCGGCAACATCATCTGGTTCGTGTTCGCGGGCTGGTGGCTGGCCATAGGCCACGTCCTCTCGGGCCTTGCCTGCTGCGTGACCATCATAGGCATCCCCTGGGGCTGGCAGCACCTCAAGATCGCGGCCATCACCCTGGCCCCCATCGGCATGGCCGTGGTGCCCATCAACCAGGCAGAGCGAGTGGAACGCTGA
- a CDS encoding LexA family transcriptional regulator: protein MNNGFEAFFRRLCSETDITNQSQLARELSVGRAAVSLAKRKDSVPARWILDLSAAYGLNPLWLEQGRGVPRPEAAGASGEDDPAYFEVPKVRARLSAGGGSFETESQVEGYYSFRADWLHSRGNPTNMVLMEVVGNSMEPEIKEGDMVLIDESRTQVLSGSIYAVGVEDTVMVKRVERLPGTLVLRSDNLDYSPIHLSGDELDNVRVIGKVLWASREYR from the coding sequence ATGAACAATGGATTCGAGGCGTTTTTCCGCAGACTGTGTTCGGAGACGGACATTACCAATCAATCTCAACTGGCCCGCGAACTGAGCGTGGGCCGGGCCGCCGTGTCACTGGCCAAGCGCAAGGACTCGGTTCCGGCCCGATGGATATTGGACCTGTCTGCGGCCTACGGCCTCAATCCTCTCTGGCTGGAGCAGGGGCGGGGAGTACCTCGTCCCGAGGCGGCGGGGGCGTCCGGCGAGGACGACCCCGCCTACTTCGAGGTGCCCAAGGTGCGCGCCCGGCTTTCTGCCGGAGGCGGTTCCTTCGAGACCGAGTCCCAGGTGGAGGGGTACTATTCCTTTCGGGCTGACTGGCTCCACTCGCGGGGCAATCCCACCAACATGGTCCTGATGGAGGTGGTCGGCAACTCCATGGAGCCGGAGATCAAGGAAGGCGACATGGTGCTCATCGACGAGTCGCGCACCCAGGTTCTGTCCGGGTCCATCTACGCCGTGGGCGTGGAGGACACGGTCATGGTAAAGCGCGTGGAGCGGCTGCCCGGCACCCTGGTCCTGCGCAGTGACAACCTGGACTATTCGCCCATCCATCTCTCCGGCGATGAGCTGGACAACGTCCGGGTCATTGGCAAGGTTTTGTGGGCCTCCAGGGAGTACCGCTAG
- a CDS encoding diguanylate cyclase domain-containing protein, with product MKILIVDDCRTTALHLAGLLKQAGYEDSVIVPGYEQAILTLTACNETSAQVDLILMDVSMPGTDGIAATLTIKSQYDFEDIPIIMVTSHGEDEILDRSFAAGACDFIVKPVGRVELRARIRSALQLRKEMLRRHRRERELERLARELEKMSNLDGLTGIANRRCFDDTLIQEWVRTGRLDAPLGLLMIDIDHFKPYNDSLGHVVGDGCLCAVAKVIQSAVHRPGDLVARYGGEEFAVILPHTDYMGACAVAENIHANLAEQCIHHPSSPVEDCVTVSIGVASGVPTCETTPEHLLNAADTALYQAKQAGRNRTESMNLACRDDIRQ from the coding sequence ATGAAGATTCTCATCGTCGATGATTGCCGAACCACGGCACTGCATCTGGCGGGACTCCTCAAACAGGCGGGATATGAGGACTCCGTCATCGTTCCCGGCTATGAACAGGCCATCCTGACACTGACGGCCTGCAATGAGACGTCGGCTCAAGTAGACCTCATCCTCATGGACGTCTCCATGCCCGGCACCGACGGGATCGCCGCCACCCTGACCATCAAATCCCAATACGACTTCGAGGATATTCCGATCATCATGGTCACCAGCCATGGCGAGGATGAAATCCTGGATCGCTCTTTTGCCGCTGGAGCATGCGACTTCATCGTCAAGCCCGTGGGCAGGGTTGAACTCAGGGCCAGAATCCGCTCGGCATTGCAACTGCGCAAGGAAATGCTCAGGCGGCATCGCCGGGAACGGGAGCTGGAACGGCTGGCAAGGGAGCTTGAAAAGATGTCCAACCTGGACGGGCTCACCGGGATCGCCAACCGGCGCTGCTTCGACGACACGCTGATCCAGGAGTGGGTGCGCACCGGACGGCTTGACGCCCCGCTTGGCCTGCTGATGATCGACATCGACCACTTCAAGCCCTACAACGACTCACTCGGCCATGTGGTAGGCGACGGCTGCCTCTGCGCGGTGGCCAAGGTCATCCAGTCCGCCGTGCATCGGCCCGGCGACCTAGTGGCACGCTACGGCGGCGAGGAGTTCGCGGTAATCCTCCCGCATACGGACTACATGGGTGCCTGCGCCGTAGCCGAAAACATCCACGCCAACCTGGCTGAGCAGTGCATCCACCACCCCAGCTCACCGGTTGAGGACTGCGTGACGGTCTCCATCGGCGTGGCCTCGGGCGTTCCCACCTGCGAGACAACCCCCGAGCATCTCCTCAACGCTGCGGACACGGCCCTGTACCAGGCCAAGCAAGCCGGACGGAACAGAACCGAATCAATGAATCTGGCCTGCAGAGACGACATTCGGCAATAA
- a CDS encoding DUF4139 domain-containing protein produces the protein MIGRKYCCVLSVLALPLLLLSAMTSASLAADIKGADLAVYNSGQALVKETRSVNLPAGLASIIFKDVPGTLDPTSVHAAAEGMTVRELQYSFVPITEHNLLKRYLGKELTVVMPDPSGADARILRKATLASMAEGPVFLVGNEVYVGKYDALLFPELPKDLQKEPSLALTAESGSAGKRDVELSYLMSGLNWRADYTLVLDGAGQSASLSAWATVSNSSGRAFSGARLKLVAGEVRRENAAPRPAMARAVMMKSAEADSMESAPVREEFTQYHVYTIPEPVSLTESGMRQIALFSAPSVKARRELVSTYRAGSQLRDEVRQNVEFAYLLENTEAGGLGQPMPAGLVRVFKPAGDGALLLAGETRVGHSPVGGEVRLPLGRAFDLSVTRTQAEFQKLGKQSYQMSWRIEVRNGSKEKQALLLRDVYPGQWKVLTADREHTRRDGATLQFALEVPPTPDGKPMTVNYTVQVNY, from the coding sequence ATGATCGGACGTAAATATTGTTGTGTTCTCAGTGTCTTGGCCTTGCCGCTTCTGTTGCTTTCGGCAATGACTTCCGCCTCCCTGGCCGCCGACATCAAGGGGGCCGACCTGGCAGTCTACAACTCGGGACAGGCGCTGGTGAAGGAGACGAGGTCGGTGAACCTGCCGGCAGGGCTGGCCTCCATCATCTTCAAGGATGTGCCCGGAACCCTCGACCCCACATCGGTACATGCCGCAGCCGAGGGTATGACCGTGCGCGAGCTTCAGTACAGCTTTGTTCCCATCACCGAACACAATCTGCTCAAGCGCTACCTGGGCAAGGAGCTGACCGTGGTCATGCCCGATCCCTCCGGGGCCGATGCGCGCATCCTGCGCAAGGCGACCCTGGCCTCCATGGCGGAGGGGCCGGTTTTTCTCGTGGGCAACGAGGTCTACGTGGGCAAGTACGACGCGCTGCTTTTCCCTGAACTGCCCAAGGATCTGCAAAAGGAGCCGTCCCTGGCCCTGACTGCGGAGAGCGGCTCGGCGGGCAAACGCGACGTGGAGCTCAGCTATCTCATGTCCGGCCTGAACTGGCGCGCTGATTATACCCTGGTCCTGGATGGCGCCGGGCAGTCGGCCTCGCTGAGCGCCTGGGCCACGGTATCCAATTCCTCGGGACGGGCTTTTTCCGGAGCGAGGCTGAAGCTGGTGGCCGGTGAGGTCCGTCGTGAGAACGCGGCTCCCCGTCCTGCCATGGCCCGCGCGGTCATGATGAAGAGCGCCGAGGCGGACTCCATGGAATCAGCCCCGGTGCGCGAAGAGTTTACGCAGTATCACGTCTACACCATCCCGGAGCCGGTTTCCCTGACCGAATCGGGCATGCGGCAGATAGCCCTGTTTTCCGCGCCTTCGGTGAAGGCCCGTCGGGAACTGGTTTCCACCTACAGGGCAGGGAGCCAGTTGCGGGACGAGGTCCGGCAGAACGTGGAGTTCGCCTATCTTCTTGAAAACACTGAGGCGGGAGGGCTCGGCCAGCCCATGCCCGCCGGTTTGGTACGGGTCTTCAAGCCCGCCGGTGACGGGGCACTGCTTCTGGCCGGAGAGACCCGTGTGGGGCACTCCCCTGTAGGGGGCGAAGTCCGGCTTCCTCTGGGTCGCGCCTTCGACCTGAGCGTCACGCGCACCCAGGCCGAGTTTCAGAAGCTCGGCAAGCAGAGCTATCAGATGTCATGGCGGATCGAGGTCCGCAACGGCAGCAAGGAGAAGCAGGCCCTGCTTCTGCGCGACGTCTATCCGGGCCAGTGGAAGGTGCTGACCGCCGATCGGGAGCACACCCGGCGCGATGGAGCCACTCTCCAGTTTGCGCTGGAGGTCCCGCCGACACCCGATGGGAAGCCGATGACAGTCAACTACACCGTGCAGGTGAATTACTAG
- the rnr gene encoding ribonuclease R yields MANRKRNQPRPSTPPLSPTALLKLFKEVKRPLSRAEVIRHLKLKKRDKSVVKDLLGSLVEQGKLIRIRRGYGLAEAMRCVTGRLEIQRGGFGFVVPEDSRRKDIFISQRDIGEAWHGDKVVAAIVRENKGQRNNEGRIVRILERGRKTLPVKIFKQMRDGDWLCRPTDPKLAFGIIATLADESLKLTPGDIALCEPGDKIDPTMWEGQITGILGPEEDITVQEALVKSNHNIRTRFPSGSLSQAEALPEEPSEKDLRGRRDLTAKPFVTIDGSTARDFDDAILVEQRNNGYRLWVAIADVSHYVPEGSPLDREALERGNSYYFPRSVEPMFPERLSNGLCSLNPDVNRLVMVARMDTGEDGVTRSAEFFPAVIRSHARLTYGQVKKAILDKEPEAREAMGEVLPMVELAEKLARKINLLRQRRGSLDFDLPEAEILFDDNSEVVDIRPKQRHFGHQLIEEFMIAANEAVARFLTESGLPCLFRIHPPADEEKLKNLFRLLAQTDKSILMPKEMEPKVIQRLIASQAGTDKEYIVNRMLLRSMKQAKYSPINEGHFGLASEEYCHFTSPIRRYADLVVHRLLKAALAIGDKDAPPRPVPGLKKLTNVAGQLSGRERAAMDAEREIHKRVMVLFMRDKVGGTFGGVISHITDYGFYVELREVMAEGMVRLSTMDDDYYTYWPHREMLVGERTGQSFKLGQAVEVVLEEVSLERLELNFSLKSVTAAAMDYKDLI; encoded by the coding sequence ATGGCTAACCGCAAGCGCAATCAACCCCGCCCCTCCACGCCGCCCCTCTCGCCCACAGCCCTGCTCAAGCTGTTCAAGGAGGTCAAGCGCCCCCTGTCACGGGCCGAGGTAATCCGCCACCTGAAACTCAAGAAGAGGGACAAGAGCGTTGTCAAGGACCTGCTCGGCTCCCTGGTGGAGCAGGGCAAGCTGATCCGCATCCGGCGCGGCTACGGCCTGGCCGAGGCCATGCGCTGCGTCACCGGGCGGCTGGAAATCCAGCGCGGCGGGTTCGGCTTCGTGGTCCCGGAGGACTCCCGGCGCAAGGACATCTTCATCAGCCAGCGGGACATCGGCGAGGCGTGGCACGGCGACAAGGTGGTGGCCGCCATCGTCCGGGAGAACAAAGGGCAGCGCAACAACGAGGGGCGCATCGTGCGCATCCTGGAGCGCGGACGAAAGACGTTGCCGGTCAAAATTTTCAAGCAGATGCGCGACGGGGACTGGCTCTGCCGTCCCACCGATCCCAAACTGGCCTTCGGTATCATCGCCACCCTCGCCGACGAATCCCTGAAGCTCACGCCCGGCGACATCGCCCTGTGCGAGCCCGGCGACAAGATCGATCCCACCATGTGGGAGGGACAGATCACCGGCATCCTCGGCCCGGAAGAGGACATCACGGTGCAGGAGGCCCTGGTCAAGTCCAACCACAACATCCGCACCCGCTTCCCCTCCGGCTCCCTGAGCCAGGCCGAAGCGCTGCCCGAGGAGCCCTCGGAGAAGGACCTCAGGGGTCGCCGCGACCTGACCGCCAAACCTTTCGTGACCATCGACGGGTCAACGGCAAGGGACTTCGACGACGCCATCCTGGTGGAGCAACGCAACAACGGCTACCGCCTCTGGGTGGCCATCGCCGACGTCTCCCACTATGTGCCCGAGGGTTCGCCCCTGGACCGCGAGGCCCTGGAACGCGGCAACTCCTACTATTTCCCCCGGTCCGTGGAGCCCATGTTCCCGGAGCGGCTCTCCAACGGACTCTGCTCCCTCAACCCGGACGTGAACCGGCTGGTCATGGTCGCACGCATGGACACGGGCGAGGACGGCGTGACCCGAAGCGCGGAATTCTTCCCGGCGGTTATCCGCAGCCACGCACGGCTGACCTACGGGCAGGTGAAGAAGGCGATCCTGGACAAGGAGCCGGAAGCCCGCGAAGCCATGGGCGAAGTGCTGCCAATGGTCGAGCTGGCCGAGAAGCTGGCGCGCAAGATCAACCTGCTCCGGCAGCGGCGCGGCTCCCTGGACTTCGACCTCCCCGAGGCCGAGATTCTCTTTGATGACAACTCCGAGGTGGTGGACATCCGCCCCAAGCAACGCCACTTCGGGCACCAGCTCATCGAGGAGTTCATGATCGCGGCCAACGAGGCCGTAGCCCGCTTCCTCACCGAGAGCGGCCTGCCCTGCCTCTTCCGCATCCACCCGCCCGCGGACGAAGAAAAGCTCAAGAACCTGTTCCGGCTCCTGGCCCAGACCGACAAGAGCATCCTCATGCCCAAGGAGATGGAGCCCAAGGTGATCCAGCGGCTCATCGCCTCCCAGGCCGGCACGGACAAGGAATACATCGTCAACCGCATGCTGCTGCGGTCCATGAAGCAGGCCAAGTACTCGCCGATCAACGAGGGGCACTTCGGTCTGGCCTCCGAGGAATACTGCCACTTCACCTCGCCCATCCGGCGCTACGCCGACCTGGTGGTCCACCGACTGCTCAAGGCGGCCCTGGCCATCGGCGACAAGGACGCCCCGCCCCGCCCGGTGCCCGGCCTGAAAAAGTTGACCAACGTGGCCGGCCAGCTCTCGGGAAGGGAGCGCGCCGCCATGGACGCCGAGCGCGAGATCCACAAGCGGGTCATGGTCCTGTTCATGCGCGACAAGGTCGGCGGCACCTTCGGCGGCGTCATCTCGCACATCACGGACTACGGTTTCTACGTGGAGCTGCGCGAGGTCATGGCCGAAGGCATGGTCCGGCTCTCGACCATGGACGACGACTACTACACTTACTGGCCACACCGGGAAATGCTGGTGGGCGAGCGCACCGGGCAGTCCTTCAAACTCGGCCAGGCCGTGGAGGTCGTGCTGGAGGAGGTCAGCCTGGAGCGGCTGGAGCTCAACTTCTCCCTCAAATCCGTGACCGCTGCGGCCATGGACTACAAGGACCTGATCTAG
- a CDS encoding trehalose 6-phosphate synthase, translating into MAEIEQTELQTLRDFYALMDVTREVRYRAVGNILADRRVDEEAVTALSNALSTLEDIPEQDGRKTLSLDGERSVSLDMDYEINELRKDVFYLEEGEETFLDLLADLHPGFDERVAAGHELLRGLELNCLVSDRDGTINNYCARYLTSIQSVYNAVFLSRFARERVQQPIILTSAPLDGLIHISVNPEGQFYYAASKGRECLDREGRVRRLPISRDKQDAIDVLNVRLDALLREPSYEKFSLIGSGLQFKFGQSTVARQDIGKSIDPAESEAFLRTLESLVAELDPDGLNFRIEDTGLDVEIILTIETGGDGLKDFDKGDGVGFLNSELGLDMFRGPHLICGDTGSDVPMLEAALELTPEARAIYVTENEELAKRVTGLSRNALIVPQPDMLVTILGTL; encoded by the coding sequence ATGGCGGAGATCGAACAGACGGAATTGCAAACCCTCAGGGATTTCTACGCGCTCATGGACGTCACCCGCGAGGTGCGCTACCGGGCGGTGGGCAACATCCTGGCCGACAGGCGTGTGGACGAGGAGGCGGTGACAGCCCTGTCCAATGCGCTGTCCACTCTGGAGGACATCCCTGAGCAGGACGGCAGAAAGACCCTCTCCCTGGATGGAGAGCGCAGTGTTTCCCTGGACATGGATTACGAAATCAATGAGTTGCGCAAGGATGTCTTTTATTTGGAGGAGGGCGAGGAGACCTTTCTGGACCTGCTTGCGGACCTGCATCCCGGTTTCGACGAGCGGGTGGCCGCAGGTCATGAGTTGTTGCGCGGCCTGGAGCTCAACTGCCTTGTCTCCGACCGCGACGGGACCATCAACAACTACTGCGCCCGGTATCTCACCTCCATCCAGTCCGTGTACAACGCGGTTTTCCTCTCTCGCTTCGCACGGGAAAGGGTGCAGCAGCCGATTATCCTGACCTCGGCCCCCCTGGACGGCCTGATCCACATCTCGGTCAACCCGGAGGGGCAGTTCTATTACGCCGCATCCAAGGGGCGGGAGTGCCTGGACAGGGAGGGGCGGGTCCGCCGTCTGCCCATTTCTCGTGACAAGCAGGATGCCATTGATGTGCTCAACGTCCGTCTTGATGCGTTGCTCCGGGAACCCTCCTACGAAAAGTTTTCGCTCATCGGCTCGGGGCTGCAATTCAAGTTCGGCCAGTCCACCGTGGCCCGCCAGGACATCGGGAAGTCCATCGATCCCGCCGAGTCCGAGGCGTTTCTTCGGACTTTGGAGTCGTTGGTCGCCGAACTGGACCCCGATGGATTGAACTTCCGCATTGAGGACACCGGGCTGGACGTGGAGATCATCCTGACCATTGAAACGGGCGGGGACGGACTCAAGGATTTCGACAAGGGAGATGGTGTCGGCTTCCTGAACAGCGAGTTGGGCCTGGACATGTTCCGGGGGCCCCATCTCATCTGCGGCGACACCGGCAGCGACGTGCCCATGCTGGAAGCGGCCCTGGAGCTTACCCCGGAGGCAAGGGCCATCTATGTAACGGAAAACGAGGAACTGGCGAAACGGGTGACCGGCCTGAGCCGCAACGCGCTCATCGTGCCGCAGCCGGATATGTTGGTGACCATTCTGGGCACGCTCTAG
- a CDS encoding Bax inhibitor-1/YccA family protein: MNQYPSMQRSAAKAEVLNAFMRGVYGWMSGGLALTAVVAYLTASVPALQQLVFSIDPATNTVVGISSLVWILMFAEIGIVFYLGARISSMAASTATGLFLLYSGLNGLTLTPILLMYTFESVASTFLITAAMFGTMSIYGMITKKDLTSWGSLLFMGLIGLLIAMVVNMFMQSSAMAFAISVIGVIIFLGLTAYDTQKLKTMGEMVPEGDSAAIRRGTIMGALTLYLDFINLFLMLLRLMGDRR, translated from the coding sequence ATGAATCAGTATCCCAGCATGCAACGCTCCGCCGCCAAGGCCGAGGTTCTCAACGCCTTCATGCGCGGCGTGTACGGCTGGATGTCCGGAGGCCTGGCCCTGACCGCCGTGGTGGCGTACCTCACGGCCAGCGTCCCGGCTCTTCAGCAGCTCGTCTTCAGCATCGACCCGGCTACCAACACCGTGGTCGGCATCTCCAGCCTGGTCTGGATTCTCATGTTCGCCGAGATCGGCATCGTTTTCTACCTGGGCGCGCGCATCAGCTCCATGGCCGCATCCACGGCGACGGGTCTGTTCCTGCTCTATTCCGGGCTCAACGGCCTGACCCTGACGCCCATCCTGCTCATGTATACCTTCGAGTCCGTGGCCTCGACCTTCCTCATCACGGCCGCCATGTTCGGCACCATGTCCATCTACGGCATGATCACCAAAAAGGACCTCACAAGCTGGGGCTCCCTGCTGTTCATGGGGCTGATCGGCCTGCTCATCGCCATGGTGGTCAACATGTTCATGCAGTCCTCGGCCATGGCCTTCGCCATCTCGGTCATTGGTGTGATCATCTTCCTGGGCCTGACCGCCTACGACACCCAGAAGCTGAAGACCATGGGTGAAATGGTCCCCGAGGGCGACTCCGCAGCCATCCGGCGCGGCACCATCATGGGCGCGCTGACCCTGTACCTCGACTTCATCAACCTCTTCCTCATGCTGCTCAGACTCATGGGCGACCGCAGATAA